The window GGCTGGCGCTATGGGGCGACGCGCTACGAGCGCAGCAAGGAATCGCGGGCCGCTCAAGCTGCGGTGGCTTTGGGCGGACCCCTGGCGAGCTTGATGGCGGTGCTGGGGTTCGCTTACTTGATGCTTAGCTCTCAAGTGGGCAGCTGGATGTGGATTGTGGCCTTGGGGGTGGCTATCGCCAATTTCCGGATCTGGCTCGTAGCGGTTTGGCCGATTGAGTACCGACCGCAGGGAGAAGGAGGCGAGCTTTGGGTCAGCGATGGTTTGGACCTGTGGCGCTTGCTGACAAATAAGCAGAGCTAGCGAAAGCGCTTGCTCTTGGTGGGCTGGGTAGGGCTCGCTGTCCCAGCGAGCCGCGAGCGAGGTTGCCAGTTGCGGTCCGCTGGGACAGCGGACCCTACCTCGGGGTGCCCTTATCCGGTGGAGAAATGGATTCTTGTCAGCTTTAAGCTCATTCAAGGGAGGGTATGGAAATTGCTGACCGAAATTTATGGGATTGCACTCAATTGGTGGTTTACCAGAAAACGGTCCCTGAATGCCGAACGATACGACTATGAGCACCATTTTAATCGTGGATGACGACGAAGAGATCCGCTACTCGCTAGGACGCGTCCTAGGCAGTCGCGGGTACCAGATCGAAACGGCCGGCAGCGGCGAGGAGGGTATCGAGAAAATCAAAGCGGGACTGAAGCCGGACTTGATCATGTGCGACGTGCGCATGGGGGGCATCTCGGGGATCGAGACCTTGCAGCACATGCGTTCGGCCAGTTCCAGTTTGCAGATCGTCTTGATGACCGCATTCGGCACGGCCCAGACGGCAATCGAAGCGATGAAGTTCGGGGCCTACGACTACATCATGAAGCCTTTCGACGTAGACAAGGTGATCGAGATCGCGGAGAAGGCGATCAGCTCGTCGAAGGACATGAAGTCCGCCAATAAATACGAGAAGAAGGTCAACTACGACGACTACAAGGAAGGCATCGTGGGCAATTCGCCTGCCATGCAGGAAGTTTTCAAGGTCATCGGCCAAGTGGCAGCCAGTGACGCGACGGTCTTGGTAACCGGCGAAAGCGGTACCGGTAAGGAGCTGATCGCCAAGTGCATCAACCAGCACAGCCTGCGTTCCGGCGGCCCCTTCGTAGCGGTCAATTGCGCCGCCATTCCGGATAATTTGATCGAGAGCGAGCTCTTCGGCCACGAGAAGGGGAGCTTCACGGGAGCGACGACGCAGCGCATCGGACGCTTCGAGCAGTGCGATCGGGGCACCATCTTTCTGGACGAGATCGGCGACATGGCTTTGGCCACCCAGACCAAGATTTTACGCGTTTTGCAGGAGGGCGAAATCCAGCGAGTGGGTAGCACGGAGACCATCAAGGTGGACGTGCGCGTCATCGCTGCGACCAACAAGGATCTGGAAAAGATGGTGAAGGAGAAGGAGTTCCGCGAGGACTTGTACTATCGCCTCAATGTCTTTCGCATCCGCGTCCCCGCCTTGCGGGAGCGCAAGGAAGACATTCCTGACATCGTCGATTTCATGCTGCAAAACCTCGTCAAGGAGCGGAAGGCGCGTGTCACGCGAGTGTCGCCCGACGCCTTGAACGCTTTGGTTTCCTACGCTTGGCCGGGCAACGTGCGGGAGCTCGGCAACGTGGTGTATCGCAGCGCGGTCGTTGCCCAGGGCGATGCGATCCTGATGAAGGACCTGCCGGATACCATCCGCGGCATTTCGGAGGAAGGCCCGGTAGCGGCCGCTGCTCCAGCGGTCGAGCCGGCGGCAGTAAGAGCTGAATTGGCGCCCGCAGAATCGTCTCCGGAAGGGAGCGATAGCCCGGAGCCTCTCGCAGAAAAAGGGGCGGAACCGATAGCGTCGGCGCCTGCTCCCGCAGTCCCTGCGGCGGAGCCGATGCCGATCTCGTTGCCCGCCATCTACGACAAGCTTTACCACGAGCTGCGCGAGCGTCAGGAGATGCGGATTTTGACTTTGATCGAACGTCAGATGATCCAGCGGGCCATCACCGAAACGGGAGGCAACCAAGCCCGGGCGGCGGAAATTCTGGGCATCACCCGCAATACGCTGAAGAAGCGTCTGGACGAATATTCGGCCGAGTAGGGAAGGTAGGGCTCGCCAAGGTAGGGCTCGCTGTCCCAGCGAGCCGCGAGCGTTGTTTGCGGATTTGCGTGTTGCGGTCCGCTGGGACAGCGGACCCTACCTGTCGGGCGCGATGAAGTGGGGCCAGTCTTGGCTGTGTTTGACGAGTCCAGCTCGGACGGGATTTTCTCGGATATACTGCGCCTTGAGTTCCCAGTTTTCATCGTTGCGGATGCGGTGGTCGAAGAAGTTGGTCTGCCAGTCGATCGAAAGAGTGCGGGCTGTGTACCGTTTCCAATTTGCGATAGTTTTTGTCATCGAATCTCGACTGGGGAATGCGATAAGGGCGTGGAGGTGGTCGGGCATGAGCAGGAAGAGACGGCAGTGCCAAGTGTGGCGCCGGTGGTAGAATTGAACGGTTTCGAGCAATTGTTGCGGGAGATCGCCGGCGGTCAGTCCGGGCTGTCTCGGTCTCGTTGGCAGATCGTGATAAAGTAAAGCTCTCCGTCTTTCACCCAGGAGGGCGGAACGTGATTCAACGTTTTGCGGCGAGGCAGGGGCATGGCGTTTTGTTCCTCTCGGAATTGGGATGCCCTGGCAAGCGCCTTGTCGCCAAGGTCGGGCTCGCTGTCCCAGCGAGCCGCTGGGGTTGTTTGCGGATTTGCGCGTTGCGGTCCGCTGGGACAGCGGACCCTACCTTGGCTGCAGACGGGCTGCGTGTTTTTTGGTTGTCAGCTCTGAATAAATCCATTGCCAAGGTTGCCCTTATGACGACCGCGTTGATGTTTTCCGGACAAGGCGCCCAGAAAGTGGGCATGGGCAAGGACCTTTACGAGAACAGCGAGATTGCTCGCGCTCTCTACGACAAGGCTGACGAGATTCTCGGCTGGAAGATCACGGATCTCTCCTTCGAAGGTCCGCAGGAAGCTTTGACGGAAACCAAGGTCTGCCAAGTGGCTCTTTTCGTGCACGGCTATGCGGTGTACGAGATCATGAAAGCCCAGGGCAAGCTGGGCGACGTAAAGGTTGCCATGGGCTTGAGCCTTGGCGAAGTGACGGCTTACACGGCAGCGGGCGTCTTCGATTTCGAGACGGGCCTCAAGGTCGTGGCGGAGCGGGCTCGCCTGATGCAGGAGGCGTGCGAGGCGACCAACGGGTCCATGGCAGCTGTCATCGGCGTGGAGCGCGACGTGGTTGCGGCGTTTTGCGAGGAAATGGACGTGGAGATGGCCAACCTCAATTGCCCTGGCCAGATCGTAATTTCGGGTGAAGCTTCCAAGATCGCGGCCGCGGTCGAGGCAGGCAAGGAGCGCGGTTTCCGCCGCGTGATGCCGCTCGACGTGGCGGGCGCTTACCACAGCCGCTTGATGATGCCAGCTCGCGAAGGCTTTGCGGCCTACTTGGCGGAGGTTGAGTTCAAGGCTCCGCAGTTCACGGTTTTCACGAACACGACCGGCAAGGAAGTTTCCGAGCCCAACGATCTGCGCGAAGCTTTGGTGAAGCAGGTCGTATCTTCCGTGCTTTGGGAGGATTGCCTGGTCAACGCGGCTGCTGGCGGCGTGGACCTCTTCTGGGAACTCGGCGTGGGCGGAGTGCTCAAGGGGCAAGTCAAGCGTACCAACAAGGATTGGGCGAACGCGGCCTTCGAGACTTGGGCCGACTTGGAAGCTTAAGCAGGTCTCCTTAGGAGAGGGGGTCCGCTGCGGCAGCAGACCCTGCCATCGGGACGCAGTTGTATCCTGACCGTCAGACGCTTCGGCGCTTGCCGGGGCGAGGGATTTCGTTTGGCTTTCCTCCGATGTACCCGGCTCCTAAGCGATTTCTAGCCTACTCATTTCTTCTAAGCTTTTCCGCCGTTTGGCTACGGGCTCACGACGCGGTCTACTTGCCCGCTTTCGAGGTTGCGGGGCGGGAAAGCTCCTTGCACGGCGAAGCGTCGAGCGCGTCGCAGGGCTTCGTGGGAGCAGACGAGTTGCAGCTTTCCCTTGGCGAGGGGAGCGGGGGGCTGCTGGAGGCGGTGCCCGGGATGGTCGCCACCCAGCACAGCGGTTCCGGCAAGGGCAACCAGTATTTCCTCAGAGGCTTCAACCTCGACCACGGCACGGATTTCGCGGTTTCGGTGGACGGCATGCCGGTGAACATCGCCTCGCACGGACACGGGCAGGGCTACGCCGACTTAAACTTCCTCATCCCGGAGATGGTTTCCATGGTCTCCTACTTGAAGGGCCCCTACTATTCGATGGTGGGCGACTTTTCCTCGGCGGGTTCGGCGAGCCTGCAACTGCGTGATTTGGTGGAGCGGGACTTTGCGGAAGTGGGTATTGGCGAATATGGGCAGCAACGCTTCGTGTCGGGCGTTTCCCGGGAGCTGGCCGGCGGCGATAGCCTGTTTGGCCTCGAGTTGGAGAACAACGACGGTCCTTGGGATCTGGACGAAAACCTCAGGAAGCGAAACGGATTCTTTCGGTATTCGAAAGGTAACTACGATCAAAAGTTTTCCCTGACCTTCATGGGCTACGATTCCAGCTGGACGGCTACCGACCAGATCCCCGAGCGGGAAGTTGAATCGGGGCGTCTGTCGGATTTCGGTTTCGTGGATCCAACGGTTGGCGGCAGGACCAGCCGCTACAGCCTCTCGGCCAATTGGAAGCGAGATCGTGGACACGTGCGAACTTTTGCCACGGCTTACGGAATTCATTACGACATGAACCTGTGGTCGAACTTTACCTACTTCCTCGACGACGAAGAGGATGGCGACCAGTTCGAGCAGGCGGACCGGCGGCAGACCTATGGCTTGAGTCTGGGCAAGGTTTTTTATTACCAAGAGCTCTGGGGAAAGCAGGTGAACCATACCGTGATTTTGCAAGGCCGGTGGGACGAGATCGACAAGCTGGGGCTTTACAAGACGCGGGAACGGAGTCGGTTGGAAGCGGTACGCGAAGATGCGGCCAGCGTGGTTTCGACGGCCCTAGCCTACGAGGCGACCCTCGATTGGACTGCCCGCTTGAGGAGCCAGGTCGGGATGCGTTGGGATAGGGTTGACGGCGAGGTGCAAGCCATCGGAGGGCTCGCTTCCCGTAAGGCGGGCGACGATATCGTAAGCCCGAAGGCGAACTTGATTTTCACGCAGAACGACGCCTTTGAATGGTACGCGAGCTTTGGCGAAGCCTTTCACAGCAACGACGTTCGCGGCATGGTGGATGGGGCCGATCCCTTGGCGGGCTCGCAAGGGAGCGAGCTAGGTCTGCGTTACCAGATTCCCGGCAAGCTGAACGCGTCGCTGGCGGTGTGGGACTTGGACCTCGACTCGGAGCTGCTCTATGTTGGGGATGCCGGTACCAACGAGATTTCAGGCGCCAGCGAGCGGAACGGAGTGGATGTGGCTGTTTACGCTGCCCTGAGCGGGAACCTAAGCATGGACTTGGACTACACCTGGAGCGATGCCCGCTACCGGGACGCGGCGGCTGGCGAGGCCTTCATTCCTGGAGTGGTGGAGGAGAAGCTGGGCTTGGGAGCGGTTTACCGTTTTGGCGAGGACTACGATGTTTCCCTGCGCTATCGCTACTTCGGAGGCCGTCCTTTGGATGAAGCGGGATCCGTGTTTTCGGAATCCTCGGAAACGGTTTCCTTGCAAGTTGCGGGACGCTTGTCGGATTGGGAGTGGACGGCGCAGCTTTCGAATCTGTTCGATTCGCGGGATCCCGATATCAGCTACTACTACGAATCGCGCTTGCCGGGCGAACCGAGCGGAGGAGTAGCGGACATTCATTCCCACGTGATGAAGCCGCGTCGCTTGCAGCTTACGCTGAGGCGTCTTTTTTAGCTTCATCACCCTTTTGCGGGGAGACGCTTTTGAGCGCAGGGCTGGCGCTCGCGCCACGCCGCAAGGCAGGATATTCGATTAGGGATTTGCGGCACGTCGCGAGCGACGGCCCTACAGGTAAACAGTCATTCCACTGCTTTGGGTCGTTTTGTTCTTCGAAAAATGGGGTCCTGCCAGCTTTGGGTTAATTCAAAGACAGACCATTGCGGAAATGGCCTGGTGCCGCGATTTCGCTTCGTCCAAGCGATTAGCTGGTCGGAAGCGGAACGGTTGTCTTGTCGACGAAGATCATGAAGGGCGGATGCCAGCGGCCGGAGGCGTCGCGATAGGTGACGCGCACCCCGTAGCCGTCGGGCGGAAAGCGATTCAGGATGGGGGCCGCGAGAGTGAGAGCGGACGGGTCCTCTCTATTTCGCTCGAAGGTGTAGTTGATCACGACGTCGTCTTCCCTGCCGAGTCGAGTATCCAGGGTCTGGATAAGCATCTCACCTTCTGTATTTAGAATTTGGATAAGCTCTGGCGCCGCCTCTAGAAATTTGCTTTTCCATTCTGGAAACGCGGAGGGTTCGAAGAGAACGCCGTTGGAAGGCCGAGGATCGGTGGAAGCCACGGCGGTAGAGCGTGACATTTCCAGTTCTGCGTCGATTCGGTTCCTGCGGACTTGAATCTCAAGGGTGATCTCGAAGGTGTCGTGGCTGAAAGCGCTGCAGCAAAAGAGCAGAGATAAACTGAGGAGAAAAAAGCGTGTCATTGGTTTTGGGATACGTCGAAGCGGGGTACGTGACCACTCTTACTTTAAGGCGTTATAGAGGCAAATTGACAGAATTTTGACTGTCTGAATCAGCTGGATTGGAGTTTTCAAGCGGTGTGTGTGCCAATCGACATGCTGCCGCTCCGAGCGGTTGCTCATACCCGCAAAACTTTCATCCCCTTGAGTCTGCAAAGACCCTGTTTTTCGTACCTGTATACATTCTAGCACTACGCTAGAGCCTCTTAGTTTTATACCTAGCCCTATGTTTAGAACGCCGCGATTGATCCGTGGGATAGCTACTGCTTTGACTGCATTTTCGGCTATCTTGATTGCCCAAACATACGCCCAGCCGCACCAGTTGGAGTATCTTGACCGGGGAGTAGTGGCCGTGAAGGCCAACGAATCCCAGATCTACGTTTCCTGGCGCTTGCTAGTCAGCGACCCGGAGACGGTCGGCTTTAACGTGTATCGCTCCTCCGGTGGGGAACCGGCGGTTCGACTCAATGGGTCTCCGTTGTATGCAACTACGGACTACATGGACAGCGCTGCGGATCTCGCCGTAGACAACACCTACTTTGTGCGAACTGTGGTTGACGGTGTGGAACTGGCAGCGAGTCGCTCTTTCGAGATAGCGGCGAACGCTCCGGTCCAACAGTACCTCAGCTTGCCGCTTCAGATTCCGGAAGGGGGAACTACGCCGGATGGAGTCAATTACAGCTATTCCGCGAACGACCTTTCGGTGGGCGATCTCGACGGAGACGGCCGCTACGAAATCGTCGTCAAGTGGTACCCTTCCAATGCGAAGGACAATGCCCAGTCGGGGCATACGGGCAATTGTTTGCTCGACGCTTACACCTTGGAAGGAGAGTTGCTTTGGAGAATCGATCTGGGCGTCAACATCCGCTCGGGTTCCCACTACACCCAGTTCATCGTGTATGATCTCGATGGAGACGGGATCGCGGAGCTCGCTTGCCGCACCGCGGAAGGGTCCAAGGATGCGAGCGGCGCATTTGTAGCTGCTCCCGAGAATTGGTTTGGAGAAGTTCCTCCGATAGACCACACCGCTGACCGTCGCAATTCCAGCGGATACATCTTGGATGGGCCTGAATTCTTGACGGTCTACGACGGCCGCACGGGCCTGGAGCTTTCGTCTACGCTCTACGAGCCCCAGCGTGTACCGGGCACCTTCTTCCCGAGTCCTGCGGAAACGGAAGCGATCTGGGGAGACGGATACGGAAACCGTATCGACCGTTTCTTGGGTACGGTGGCTTACCTCGATGGGGAGCGTCCTAGCCTTGTAATGTGTCGTGGATACTACACGGGCAGAAACGGGGTTCCGGGCCGTACCGTTTTGGCCGCTTATGATTGGCGCGATGGGGCGCTCACCAAGCGTTGGGTTTTCGACACCTACAACAATCCAGAGAACGACGCATATCGTGGTCAAGGCGCCCACAGTTTGACGGTGGGCGACGTCGATGGTGACGGTCGGGACGAGATCGTCTACGGCGCCTGCGCGATCGACGACGACGGTACTGGACTTTATAGCACAGGCATTGGTCATGGTGATGCCTTGCATCTTTCAGACATGGATCCAGATCGCCCTGGTTTGGAGGTTTGGATGCCTCATGAGTCGCCCTCAAGCTACGGCGAGTACGGATCCGAGCTGCACGACGCGGGCACGGGCGAGGTTATCTTTGGGGTTTCGGGCGAAGGTTCGGATGTCGGACGTGGCGCTGCTGCGGACATCGACCCCCGCTACCGTGGATACGAGACCTGGGCGTCGCGGGGCGGCATGCATAGCATCGCCGGCCAGTCGATTGAGACCAATGGGCTCCCTTCCATGAATTTTCTCGTATGGTGGGATGCGGATCCTCTTCGCGAGCTTTTGGACGGGACTCGGATCGACAAGTGGAATTGGGATCTCGGACAGCGCGAATTGATGTTCACGGACACGGGCATCGCTTCCAACAATGGCACGAAGGCGACTCCGGCTTTGAGCGCTGACATTTATGGGGACTGGCGCGAAGAGGTAATCTGGCGTTCGACCGATAGCTCTGAGCTACGCATTTACAGCACGGTCATTCCTGCCGTCAGCCGCATGACGACGCTCATGCACGACCGGCAGTATCGCATTGCCATCAGCTGGCAGAACGTCGCTTACAACCAGCCGCCGCACCCAAGCTTCTTCGTGGGGCATGGGATGGCGACACCTCCGAAACCCGACTACTATTTCGCCAGCAGCAACCAAGCTCCCTTCGTCAGCATGGTTTCGCCCAGCGAAGGCGCGGTGTTCGAAGAGGGAGAAGTCGCTTCCCTGGTCGCTGAAGCGAGCGATGCCGATGGCGTGGTGGAGCAAGTGGACTTCTTCCAAAACAACAGTTTCCTCGGAATGGATCTCAGCGATCCTTACACCGCATTGTGGGATGCTGCCAGTGGTGGCTCTTATCTGTTGCGAGCCGTCGCTACTGACGACGATGGCGCTCAATCGATTTCGCTACCTGTCACTGTGACAGTGGGTCATACGGAGACGCATGACGAAGCAACGGCCTCGATGGGGTGGACCCCGTTGCAGTCGAGCCTAGAAGGGTATCGAGGAGATGGATACTTAGCGTTCAGCCGCCCATGGCACTTCATCGAGTTCACTAACCTGGATGGCGGGCTGCTCGCTGGGGAGAAAACGCTTAGAATCCGTTACAGCGCGGGCCGCCCCGGCATGAATCCCTGTTTCTTGACGGTGAACGGCGTGCGGCAGATGATTCAGCTCCCTTCCACCGGTTCTTGGACGGAGTGGGCGACGTTTGAAGTAAAGGTACCTCTGAATAGTGGGGCTGTGAATACAGTCCGTCTGCAAGCTCGCGGTGGTCAGACTATGGTTGACGAGCTCACGGTGGCGGGGATCGTTCGCAATCAAGACCCAGAGCTGCAACTGATCGCTCCCGCGGACGGCATGACATTTGCCGAAGGGGTCGATATCCAGATTCGGGTGGAGGCTCAGGACATCGGAGGTGAGATTGCCTCGGTCGAATTCTTTGCCGGCGAGCTGTCTCTAGGCAGCGTCAGCGAAGCGCCTTATCAACTCGTCTGGAATGACGTTGGCGAAGGGCTGTACGCTTTGAAAGCTACCGCTACGGACGACTTGGGCGCGACAGCTGAATCAGCCGAAGCCGTGGTATTGGTGAACAATCCGCCCAGCGTCTCGATCAGTTTCCCGAGCGATGGCGCTTACCTGCCGTCTGGCGAGGTGGTGACGATCACAGCTGAGGCTGACGATGGGGTGGGTAGCATTGCCGCGGTAGACTTCTTCGAAGGCGAAACCCTTCTCGGGAGCGACACGGAAGCACCCTATGCGGTCGACTGGTCGAGCGAGGTGGAGGGACCGTACTCCTTCTTCGCAGTGGCGACCGATAACCGCGGCGCCTCCACCCAATCCCAGCCTGTGGAGCTGATTGTGAACCCAGCTGGCTACAGCGTTGTTTATCAAGCGGAAGACGCGACGCTAAGCGGCGACTCTGTTGCGGAATCCTCGAACGACGGTTTCAATGGAACGGGATACGTGAACTCGCCGACGGATGGAGGTTCCATCCTGTTTGAAAACGTAGATGGCGGTTCGGGCAGCATGGCGATCTTGCGTATCCGTTACGTGCTCGGAGCGGCTGCGTCTCGTACGGGTAGCCTGACCGTCAACGGCATGACTCAGAGTATCGAGTTTCCACCTACAGGTAGTTGGACGACCTACGCGACGATGGATCTGCCGTTCCCGTTCGACGCAATGGAGTCGAACACGATCGAGATTCGCTCGACCGGAGAGGATCTTGCCAATATCGATGAGATCGCGGTGCTTGGCTTGCAAAGCGAAGCGGATCGCACCTACCACGCGGAAAACGCTTATGCGGAAAACGTTTCACTGGAAACGAACAACCTCGGCTACAACGGAACCGGTTTCTACAATTTCCCAAGCGCTGACGGAATTCTCGAATTCCGCGATATCGACGGCGGTATTGGCGGAACCATTACAATGCGAGTTCGCTATGCTCTGGGAGCTTCCGGCTCTCGCGTAGGCACTCTCACCATCAATGGCGTTGAATCGCCCATCGACTTCCCATCGACGGGAGGCTGGACCAATTACGACACGATTGAGTTGAGCGTCAGCTTGTTGGCAGGTCCGCAAAACACTATCCGGATTGCCTCCATCGGAAACGACCTTGGGAACGTCGACGAAATCGTGCTTTCGGGAATCACTCCTAACGATATCCCGGAGGTTACGCTTTTGACGCCGACCGATCTTGAACAGGATCCCGCGACCCTGTTCCTCGTGGGCGATTCCACGGTGGCCTCCTACGGTAGCAGTTCCTATCCGCAGCGAGGCTGGGGGCAAGAGTTGCAAGCCTTTCTGTTCGATGGCGAATTCGAGGTAGTCAATCGAGCCCGCGGGGGACGCAGCTCGCGCAGCTACATCGAAGAAGGCCTCTGGGACAACGTAAAGGCAGAGCTTTCCCCGGGCGATTACCTGATGGTCCAGTTTGGCCACAACGACCGGGACTGGTCGAAGGAAGAGCGCTACACGCCACCTGAAGACTACAAGGTTTACCTCGCCCAGTACGTCAACGAGGCGAGGGCGCTCGGAGTGGAGCCCATCCTCGTGACTCCCATGGTGATGAACGCCTGGAGAAATGGGGCCATGCGTAACGTATTCACCGAGTCAGGAAACGACTATGCAGGCTCGATGAAAGAAGTGGCGGCCGAACTTGGGGTTCCCCTGGTGGATCTCAATGCCAAGTCGCATGCCTTCTTCAGCGCGCTTGATTACGACACCGCAGGCCGTTTCTACTTCAACACGTATGTAGCGGGTGAATACCCGAACTTCCCGAACGGTAGCGGCGACGGGACCCACTTCCAGGAGATGGGCGCCTTGCTCATGGCCAAGATGATCGCCGAGGGGCTTCGCGAGCTGCAAGCTGATCCAGTCGCGGGCGTCCTTGCCGACGCTTTGACCGCCCAGTATCCGATCTCGATCAAGGCCAACGATCCTTCTCTCGGTCGCGTTTCGCTGAGCACGGAGCTTCCGGAAGGCGTGCAAGTGACTTTGAAAGCGCTGGCTGCCGAAGGGCAAAGTTTCGTCAGTTGGAAAGACGGCCAAAACAATCCAGTTACGGAAGAGAACATCCACACGTTTGAGATGGGTCCCGAGGCAGCGTCGTTTATCGCTTACTTCAACGACGAGACTCCAGTTGGTCCACCGGCTCCAGGCGTGAAGCTTCCTGCAGGAGTAAACGCGACCGCAGGTTGGAAGCTGGGAGACCTGATGACTTTCACTGCGGAAGCGAGTGACCCGGACGGGGAAATCGTGAAAGTCGAGTACTTCGCCCGCGATACGCGCATCAAGATCGGGGAAGCTACGGAAGCTCCTTATACCTTCGACTGGATCGTGGAAGGCG of the Pelagicoccus enzymogenes genome contains:
- a CDS encoding REP-associated tyrosine transposase; amino-acid sequence: MSQRTATRKSANNPSGSLGQRARPWRQGACQGIPIPRGTKRHAPASPQNVESRSALLGERRRALLYHDLPTRPRQPGLTAGDLPQQLLETVQFYHRRHTWHCRLFLLMPDHLHALIAFPSRDSMTKTIANWKRYTARTLSIDWQTNFFDHRIRNDENWELKAQYIRENPVRAGLVKHSQDWPHFIAPDR
- a CDS encoding sigma-54-dependent transcriptional regulator, producing the protein MSTILIVDDDEEIRYSLGRVLGSRGYQIETAGSGEEGIEKIKAGLKPDLIMCDVRMGGISGIETLQHMRSASSSLQIVLMTAFGTAQTAIEAMKFGAYDYIMKPFDVDKVIEIAEKAISSSKDMKSANKYEKKVNYDDYKEGIVGNSPAMQEVFKVIGQVAASDATVLVTGESGTGKELIAKCINQHSLRSGGPFVAVNCAAIPDNLIESELFGHEKGSFTGATTQRIGRFEQCDRGTIFLDEIGDMALATQTKILRVLQEGEIQRVGSTETIKVDVRVIAATNKDLEKMVKEKEFREDLYYRLNVFRIRVPALRERKEDIPDIVDFMLQNLVKERKARVTRVSPDALNALVSYAWPGNVRELGNVVYRSAVVAQGDAILMKDLPDTIRGISEEGPVAAAAPAVEPAAVRAELAPAESSPEGSDSPEPLAEKGAEPIASAPAPAVPAAEPMPISLPAIYDKLYHELRERQEMRILTLIERQMIQRAITETGGNQARAAEILGITRNTLKKRLDEYSAE
- a CDS encoding TonB-dependent receptor yields the protein MYPAPKRFLAYSFLLSFSAVWLRAHDAVYLPAFEVAGRESSLHGEASSASQGFVGADELQLSLGEGSGGLLEAVPGMVATQHSGSGKGNQYFLRGFNLDHGTDFAVSVDGMPVNIASHGHGQGYADLNFLIPEMVSMVSYLKGPYYSMVGDFSSAGSASLQLRDLVERDFAEVGIGEYGQQRFVSGVSRELAGGDSLFGLELENNDGPWDLDENLRKRNGFFRYSKGNYDQKFSLTFMGYDSSWTATDQIPEREVESGRLSDFGFVDPTVGGRTSRYSLSANWKRDRGHVRTFATAYGIHYDMNLWSNFTYFLDDEEDGDQFEQADRRQTYGLSLGKVFYYQELWGKQVNHTVILQGRWDEIDKLGLYKTRERSRLEAVREDAASVVSTALAYEATLDWTARLRSQVGMRWDRVDGEVQAIGGLASRKAGDDIVSPKANLIFTQNDAFEWYASFGEAFHSNDVRGMVDGADPLAGSQGSELGLRYQIPGKLNASLAVWDLDLDSELLYVGDAGTNEISGASERNGVDVAVYAALSGNLSMDLDYTWSDARYRDAAAGEAFIPGVVEEKLGLGAVYRFGEDYDVSLRYRYFGGRPLDEAGSVFSESSETVSLQVAGRLSDWEWTAQLSNLFDSRDPDISYYYESRLPGEPSGGVADIHSHVMKPRRLQLTLRRLF
- a CDS encoding M50 family metallopeptidase, with product LRREAASHKWMAIRCGRVPIGGSAMALLIGKFICLLACYFGGLALGVLLHELGHALVALLATRQRVELELGGSGGRSHLQLGRLSLVLRSRGWRYGATRYERSKESRAAQAAVALGGPLASLMAVLGFAYLMLSSQVGSWMWIVALGVAIANFRIWLVAVWPIEYRPQGEGGELWVSDGLDLWRLLTNKQS
- the fabD gene encoding ACP S-malonyltransferase is translated as MTTALMFSGQGAQKVGMGKDLYENSEIARALYDKADEILGWKITDLSFEGPQEALTETKVCQVALFVHGYAVYEIMKAQGKLGDVKVAMGLSLGEVTAYTAAGVFDFETGLKVVAERARLMQEACEATNGSMAAVIGVERDVVAAFCEEMDVEMANLNCPGQIVISGEASKIAAAVEAGKERGFRRVMPLDVAGAYHSRLMMPAREGFAAYLAEVEFKAPQFTVFTNTTGKEVSEPNDLREALVKQVVSSVLWEDCLVNAAAGGVDLFWELGVGGVLKGQVKRTNKDWANAAFETWADLEA